GCACGCAGATCCAGCCGCCGCCAGATGGGCGGTGTGGCGCCGTCGAGGTCGACCCGCACCCGGTAGATCGCCGTCAACTTGTCGTCCCTTCCAGCCACACCGGCGCGAACGCCAGATCCCACCGCACACTCGACTTGTAGCCCGCCCAGGTCGCGACTCCCGGAGGCTGCCCGCGATAGATACCGCGCGCGGCGGCCTGCACCCGTTGGTACTCGGTGGGCCACCGGATTTGATCGGCGATCTGCTCCAGAGCGTCTCGGTCGCGACCGAGCACCCGGTCCACGATGTCGACGGCGGGCAGCGCATGCCGCTTGTCGGTGTTACACCGTGCACAGGCCAGCACCAGATTCGCCAGACCGTCGATCCCGACCAGCGACCACGGCAGCACGTGGTCGATCGGGTTGTCCACGGGCAGCCGAGCGCGACAGTAGAAGCAGTGCGGACCGAACGCCTCCTTGAACGGTCCCCGTACCGCGGCCAGTGCTGTGCGGTCCCGCCCGAACAGATGCCCGGCGATATCGGGTACGTCGGCGTGCAGGAACTTGTTCATCCGGCGTACATCGTCGACCCACATGATCTCCAGCGCGGGTTTGAGCAGCCCGGCCAGTCGGGCCAAGCCCGCCGCGACGCCGGGCAGCAGGTCGATCGCGTCACCGCGGGCACGCAACGCCGAACGCGAGATACCCGAGTGCAGAAACGAATCGTCGTACAGAAAGCGGTCACCGGTCTGCGCTCCCGGTACCCGCTGCAACCGGAAGAGTGGCTGCTGCGCCAGGCACAACGTGATCTCGTCGATCGCCGTCTCATAGGCCGGGGGCGCACTGTTCATGGCGGCGGCAAGAGACCGCGCCGGCCCCGCCGCAGATCGGAACGCCGTGACGGCTCGGGGGATTCGCGCGCGTTCACCCGTGGACTGCCGGAGCTCATGGCCCTCGAACGGCCGAACCTGACGCCAATACAGTTCCAGCACGCGGTGCGCCAGATCGGGGATCGGCACCGTCCGCGCAGCGGCCGGATCGTCCGGTAGGTGCTCGATGCAGTGATCGATCAGTGCCATC
This region of Mycolicibacterium diernhoferi genomic DNA includes:
- a CDS encoding HNH endonuclease, giving the protein MPDAVDPLLLGQRVVAVLETGLRTATYKLATLMALIDHCIEHLPDDPAAARTVPIPDLAHRVLELYWRQVRPFEGHELRQSTGERARIPRAVTAFRSAAGPARSLAAAMNSAPPAYETAIDEITLCLAQQPLFRLQRVPGAQTGDRFLYDDSFLHSGISRSALRARGDAIDLLPGVAAGLARLAGLLKPALEIMWVDDVRRMNKFLHADVPDIAGHLFGRDRTALAAVRGPFKEAFGPHCFYCRARLPVDNPIDHVLPWSLVGIDGLANLVLACARCNTDKRHALPAVDIVDRVLGRDRDALEQIADQIRWPTEYQRVQAAARGIYRGQPPGVATWAGYKSSVRWDLAFAPVWLEGTTS